In archaeon BMS3Bbin15, the following proteins share a genomic window:
- the ahpF gene encoding NADH dehydrogenase, with translation MWEILETLENKIVIRLVPGGKEELFERLRKLGEKLSHISDKIEFTIGDEKLEIKPAMVLIGRNKRIIYSFYPEGKERGPFLKNLIRVSSESLEVSEKFAERIKAIDKDINIKIFATEFCPVCPGVIDRTGRLVSEHISLHVIDILSFMEFEERYEITATPTLIINDEAKLEGKLSLKEILEWIEKVARGDKKELIANMLEKGMLENVIEIAEREGLEETLAELVFDSSMRVRIGAVAALEDLHLIDLEKVKKAIPVLLEKLKTDKENIRGDVIYALEKIADSDVIEELEEELENSEGNIKDALEDALSSIKKRNNDDPRKD, from the coding sequence ATGTGGGAAATTTTAGAGACTCTTGAAAATAAAATTGTTATCAGGCTCGTTCCCGGAGGAAAGGAAGAACTTTTTGAAAGGCTAAGAAAACTCGGTGAGAAGCTTTCTCATATCAGCGATAAAATCGAATTTACAATTGGAGATGAAAAGTTAGAGATAAAACCGGCTATGGTGCTCATTGGCAGAAATAAGAGAATAATTTACTCCTTCTATCCTGAGGGTAAGGAAAGAGGACCCTTTCTGAAAAATCTTATAAGAGTATCTTCTGAAAGTCTTGAGGTAAGTGAAAAATTTGCTGAAAGAATAAAGGCTATAGATAAAGATATAAATATTAAAATATTCGCGACCGAGTTCTGTCCGGTGTGCCCCGGGGTGATTGACAGGACAGGAAGACTCGTATCAGAGCATATTTCACTTCATGTCATAGACATTCTGAGTTTCATGGAATTTGAGGAGAGGTATGAGATAACCGCGACGCCAACATTAATTATAAATGATGAGGCAAAGCTCGAGGGTAAGCTGAGTCTAAAGGAAATTCTTGAGTGGATAGAGAAGGTGGCAAGAGGGGATAAAAAGGAGCTTATTGCCAATATGTTAGAGAAGGGAATGCTGGAGAATGTTATTGAGATTGCCGAAAGGGAAGGACTTGAAGAGACCCTTGCCGAACTTGTATTCGATTCCAGTATGAGGGTTAGAATAGGCGCTGTGGCAGCTCTGGAAGATCTGCACTTAATTGATCTGGAGAAAGTCAAAAAGGCTATACCTGTACTTCTGGAAAAACTTAAAACAGACAAGGAGAATATAAGGGGTGACGTAATATATGCTCTCGAGAAAATTGCAGATAGCGATGTGATAGAGGAGCTTGAAGAGGAACTCGAAAATTCTGAGGGCAACATTAAAGATGCCCTTGAGGATGCCTTATCTTCAATAAAAAAGAGGAATAACGATGACCCAAGAAAAGATTAA
- a CDS encoding aspartyl/glutamyl-tRNA amidotransferase subunit C, giving the protein MTQEKIKEEAEKVLEELSLTLGEVELEETYYVLKDVNVLRDDSTPENKKEFRKLALKNAPKIDEDSYFIAEVGTWAL; this is encoded by the coding sequence ATGACCCAAGAAAAGATTAAAGAAGAAGCTGAAAAAGTCCTGGAGGAACTCTCACTTACTCTGGGTGAAGTCGAACTTGAAGAAACATATTATGTTCTTAAAGATGTAAATGTACTTAGAGACGACAGCACACCCGAAAATAAAAAGGAATTCAGAAAACTTGCCCTTAAGAATGCACCAAAAATTGATGAAGATAGCTATTTTATTGCAGAGGTGGGAACTTGGGCACTTTAG